The sequence below is a genomic window from Deinococcus terrestris.
CGGCCCGGCTGGCCTGCTCCAGATTCTCGACCGTGACCGGCTGCTCGTCGAGGCGGTCCATGCGGATCACCACGATGGGCCGCCGCCCCGGATTTTGCACCTGCACGTCCAGCACCTCGTACCCCAGTGGGCGCAGGACGCCGTCCGCGAGGCGGTGGAGCTGGTCTGAATTGTTGTTCACGCTACTATTCATATTGTAGGCCCCTCTGTGCCGGGGCCGGTCACCACCCCCTCCACGAAAAAAGGTGGGTGCAGAACCCACCTCGCTTTCGAGGATTTCTGAGGCCCAGTATACCGCAAGTGTGCCGGGGGGCCTGAGCGGGGTCACAAAGGGAGTCAGTTCGCCGGAGTATCGCTCCCCAGCCGCACCGTCACGTCCGCCCCGGCTACCCCCGGCTCGGCGGTGACCTGCCCGAAGCCCACGTCGCGCTGCACGGCGGCAGCCCCCTCGCCACTGAGGGTGGTGGGACCTTCCCCGCGTGGACCGTTGGCGATGGTCACGTCGGCGTAGCCCAGCCCGCGCAGCCGCGCCTGCATCCGGGCGGCGCTGCCGTCGGGAGCGCCCACGTTGAGCACCGCCACCGAGAGCGAGCGCGGGTCGTTCGGGTCGCGGAAGTGCTCGCGCACGAGGTCGGCCAGCGCCGCCCGGTCCGCGATCCAGGTGCCGCCCGCCCCGTAGTCGCCGGGAACCGTGTGGCTCTGCACGCGGGGGCCGCGCAGCGCTGCCCCCAACAGCGCCCCCACCTCGCCGCGCGACAGGTCCGAGCGGGTGTGCTCGTTCAGGGCGCCGACCATACGCGGCAGCCGCCACCAGTTCAGTGGGCTACGGGTCTGGGCGATCAGCGCCGTGAGAAAAGCCTGCTGCCGCGCCACCCGCCCGATGTCCCCGAGGTTGTCCTTGCGGAAGCGCAGGAAGCCTTCGGCCTGCTCGCCGCTGAGGCGTTGGCGCCCCGGATACAGGTTGATGTGGAGCTTTCCGGCATTGTCGTCATACTTCATGCGTTGCGGCACGTCCACCGTGACGCCGCCCGCCGCGTCGGTCAGCGCCCGCACCGCTCCCAGCGAGAGCAGCACGTGCGCGTCCACCCGCACCCCGGTCAGCTCCTGCACGGTCGCCGCGAGCACCTCCGGCCCGCCGTGGCGGTTGGCGGCGTTGATCTTGCTCAGGCCCCAGCCGGGCACGTTCACCCAGGTGTCGCGCGGAATGCTCAGCAGGTCGGTCTGCCCGTCCGGGTGCACCTGCGCGAGCACGATGGTGTCGGTGCGCCCCAGGAAGTCCTCGGGCTTGGGGGGATACGGCCACACCCCCGCCGAGTCGTCGTATTCCACGTCCACCCCGGCGAGCAGGATGTTCAGCGGACCGTCGGCGGCGCGGGGCAGGGCGCCGTAGCGGGACAGGGCGGGCGCGGCGGGGGCCGCGAGGGCGACGAGGCCCGCCAGCACGACGAGCAGGGAGAGGAGGGTGCGGCGCACGCGGCGAGTGTAGCGGGAGCAAGGATGAGGCACAATCGCGGCTGCATTCGGCAGGGATTAGTTTGGCTGTGCCCTGTGCTGGCGCCGTCCACCGAGTCCCACCACCATCTGACGGCGACCTGAAGCCGTTGTCAGAACAAAACTGGTCATCCTGAAAGGTTTTGTAGGCGAGATCAAGGGACGCCAGGCTCAAGCTTCAAACGACAGATTCTTCCGCTCTGGCATGCCAGGCCAGCTCCTCCGGCTCACAAACGGCGGGTACGACGGATTCCGGTCCGGCAGTTCCCCTCCGCTGGGTGCTGGCCGAAGCCACGCGACCTGGAGCAGCTTTACTCGCTCCCCACCCCTGCGCTCAGCCAGCCGGGCAGCTCGGCGGGGGGGGACTGGGACCAGAAAAAGGCGAACTCGCGGGCGTAGCCCTGGGCAGCGGCGGGCGCGGTGGTGGCGAGGGTGTACTCGTTCAGGCCGCGCGGCGCCCACGAGGAGTAGTGCAGGTTCTGGCTGCCCACCGTGAGCATCTGCCCGTCGACCAGCATGGTCTTGGCGTGGAGGGCGCCGGGGTACCAGCGGGCCTCGAAGCGCTCCGAGAGGCCCCGTGCGGCGAGTTCGCCCCGCAGCACCGCCAGCCCGATGTGGTTTTCCAGGCCCAGAAAACCCTCCTCGCGGACGATGGCCCGGATGGTCACGCCGCGTTCGGCGGCCCGGACGAGCGCCCGCATCCACGGCAGGGCGTCCGCCCCGAAGGTGCACAGGCGCGGGTTGAGCAGCGCGAGGGTGCAGCGCAGGGTCATGCTGAAGTTGACGTGCATCAGGTCGATGCGGTCGCGGGAGGCGTCCAGCAGGCTGATCAGCGCCGCGTCGGCCATCTGGAAGCCCTCGCGGCGGTACAGGCCGAACACGCGCTCGCCCCCCGCGCGTTGCAGGGGGAAGCTGGCCGTGCCCTGCGGGTGTTCGGGCACGGCCAGCTCGCCCGCCTGGCAGGCGCTGCGGACAGTCTGCGCCGTGACCCCAGGGGCGCAGTTCAGCACCCGGCTGCGTGCCCACAGGTCGTCAAAGACCGTGACACCGTCGCGGGCGACCGGCCCCCGCACCCGCAGGCCGAGGTCGCGCATGTCGCCGCCGTGCCCGCCCGCCCTGCGCGAGGGCAGGTGTACCGGGGCCGCGTTGAAACCCATCGCCGTGAGGTCGGTGCCGTCCGTCACCAGCAGCTTGGCGTGGCTGTGGGGAAAGGTGCCCGTGAAGTTGGCCACCTCCACCCGCCAGCCCCGCTCCGGGTCGGCCAGGGGAACGCCCGCCGCCAGCAGGTCGCGCAGCGCCGCGTACACCTGCAGCCCCCAGGTCAGGTTGGCGACGGCCGGATAGTTGCCCAGCGCGACGCGCACCGTCACGCCGTCC
It includes:
- a CDS encoding LCP family protein encodes the protein MRRTLLSLLVVLAGLVALAAPAAPALSRYGALPRAADGPLNILLAGVDVEYDDSAGVWPYPPKPEDFLGRTDTIVLAQVHPDGQTDLLSIPRDTWVNVPGWGLSKINAANRHGGPEVLAATVQELTGVRVDAHVLLSLGAVRALTDAAGGVTVDVPQRMKYDDNAGKLHINLYPGRQRLSGEQAEGFLRFRKDNLGDIGRVARQQAFLTALIAQTRSPLNWWRLPRMVGALNEHTRSDLSRGEVGALLGAALRGPRVQSHTVPGDYGAGGTWIADRAALADLVREHFRDPNDPRSLSVAVLNVGAPDGSAARMQARLRGLGYADVTIANGPRGEGPTTLSGEGAAAVQRDVGFGQVTAEPGVAGADVTVRLGSDTPAN